TGTAGTACTCGTATTTGTGGGTGGGGCACGCCATATTAATACAATACTATCGAGATGTGCTTGGCAACACAAGTCTTCCATGTGAATATTCGATTGAAAACCTCATCTTTGATGCACAATTAGCATAATATGTCTTTTGAGCTTAGCGAACTGGCAAAAATCACAGCCGACTACATTAATACTACTGACAGACACATATTTCTGACAGGAAAAGCGGGCACAGGAAAGACAACCTTTCTCAAGTACATAGTTGCTCATACACACAAGAAAACCGTAGTAGCCGCCCCAACAGGAATTGCCGCAATAAATGCCGAAGGGGTCACACTTCACTCACTTCTACAATTACCATTCGGTGCTTTTATTCCACAGCATACTCAACCGCCGAACGTAAATGCACAGTTTACCACTCTAGCGACGTTATTTTCAAATGTCCGTTTCAATGCTTCCAAGAGAAACCTCATTAAAGAAATAGAACTGTTAATAATCGATGAAGTCAGTATGCTCCGTGCCGATCTTTTGGACTGCATCGATCATACTTTGAGGTTTTTAAGAAGAAGACGAAACGAACCATTCGGGGGCGTTCAAATACTCTTTATAGGGGACTTGCTTCAACTACCACCTGTGGTGAAAGACAACGAATGGCAAGTTCTTTCTCAGTACTACAGCAGTAGCTACTTTTTCGATGCCATTGGTTTGAAAAACAACCCTCCGCTTAATGTGGAACTAGATAAAATCTACCGACAAAGCGATCAGGAGTTTATAGATATTCTGAATAGGTTTCGTGAAAACCAACAATCGCCAGAAGACATCAATAAACTCAATCAGCACTACCGATCGGATTACCAAAGCTTAACTGGCCAAGGCTATATACATCTAACCACGCACAACAAAAAGGCAGATGAGATCAATGCCGAAAGACTAGCGGATTTACCAGGCAACACATTTACTTATCGTGCCAAAATTTCTGGCGACTTTCCAGAAAACTTACAAGCGACAAGCCTTGAAATGAGATTAAAGGAAGGGGCTCAAGTGATGTTTATAAAAAACGACCCAAATGGTGAAGGACGTTTTTTTAATGGAAAAATTGGTCATATCACTAAGATTAATGCTGAAGATATTTGGGTCACTTTTGATGACGGTTTGGCGGTACAAGTGCCGTCTTACACTTGGGAGAATAAACGTTACAGCCTTAATAAGGAGACCAACGAGATCGAAGAAAAAGTTCTTGGCAGTTTCGAGCAATACCCTCTAAAATTGGCTTGGGCTGTGACAGTTCATAAAAGTCAGGGATTAACTTTTGACCGCGCTATTCTTGACCTAACCGATGCTTTTGCCCAAGGGCAAGTATATGTGGCTTTATCTAGATTGACATCCCTAAATGGATTGGTCTTATCATCAAAGATTCCAGATTCCAATTTTGCGATAAGTGATTCAATGAAGGAGTTCTCGAATTCAAGAGCCACTGCGCATCAGCTATCGCAAAACCTAGTGACCGACAGGAAAAATTATTTAGTAAAGCTCATCACTGAGACTTTTAACTTTGCCACAATAGATTTTGCTCTAAAAGAACACGTTAAAAGCTTCAATAAGCAAGAGAATCGATCGGTAAAACAGCAACATCTTCCTTGGACAATTGGCTTGGTGAAAGAGGTTCAACCGATCAAAGGGATCGGTGATAACTTTATAAATCAGATCAGAAAAATAGCGGCTAACCAAAGTGATTATTTGGCATTAGCCACTGAAAGAGTCAGTAAAGCATCGGCCTATTTTATTCCAATACTCCAGAAAGCATCAAAGGACATTAAGCTTCACGATGATAACTTAACGGACAAGACTAAGCTTAAAACTTACAGGAAAGAATTGAAGGAGTTGGAACAGCAGTTTTTCAATCAATGGCAATCCATCCATAAAGTAAATCTCTTACTTCAATTTACATTAGAAGACAGGATGCTTTCTCGCAAAGACTTGGAACTTACCGAACTTCATGAGTCGCGAAAAACTGAGACCAAAAAGACTAAAAGACGGGACAAAACACCGACAGCGGAAGTCTCCTTAAAACTCTATCAATCGGGTAAGTCAATCGAAGAAATCGCCGAAGAAAGAGGTTTGGTTCCTGGAACTATTGGCGGACACTTATGCCAATATATAGAGTCTGGAGACGTGGATGCTTATAGAATAGTCGATATGGAAAAGCTAGACAATATGTTAACGCTGATAAACGACGAAACAACTAGCTCAAGTGAAGTAAAGGCTAAACTAGGCGACGAATATACTTACACAGACGTGAAAGTAGCCATGGCATATTATAGGTATCAAAATAAGTCTAAGACTGAATAGTAAAAGTCAACTTCTGTTTAGCAAAAGTAAGGACCTTGAGAACTACTGAATCAATAGATATTTAACAATACCAGAGTCCTTGGCTGAATGCTGGTTATCGAATAATTGCTTAATAACCAGGTCGAACGAACCCCATAGTGAAAACAAAAGTGATAATGCTTAGTAGAAAATAAAGCAAGAAAACTCTATAGCGCATTCCCCGCTTTTTGCTCTCTTTGAATTCATCTATCAAAGGCAATCCATAAACAAAAAAGAAGGCAATCATAAGTCCTATTGTCAGTAGTCCAGCCATGAGGTAGCTACCATCAAAGCTTTTATACGAGAAAAGACTATCGCTCTCTAATTTACTGAAGGCAATAAACTGATCTGGAATAAGATAATGTGCTAAACTTGTTAAATAAAGACTTGTGGATAGTGAAACCCAGAATATAGCTCGACTAAGATAGATATTGGTATGGTCACCTCTTTGCTTGTGTAAAGCGCCTAGCAATAGGAATTTGAAAAAATTACGAATCATAGGACTTTTGACTCTTTTAGAATCAGAAACAAGAATAAAAAAATATTCTTAATCTTGAATTAATCACATTAAAAATATAAACAATTGAAAGAGCATCTTATGAAAAAGACTTACTATCTACTTAGTTGGCTTGATAAATGAAATCAAGAGATTAAAGGTAGAACCTGATCGAGATATGAGGTATTATGGGTTTGATTTAGAAGTGATTAAAACGGACTAGATAAGTAGACCAGCGTATTTAATAATTATATTTATACTGAAACTTAAATCTGATTAAATGAAAGTATTATTTATTAGCCTAAGCCTCGCGCTCTCTCTTTTGTTTGGATCAACCACAATTGATTCGGCTGTTGCGTACGATCCTAGTGGGAACTGGGAACTTGAAGTAGAATTGCCTTCTGGCAAAGAAGAAGGTGCCATAACAATTACCAAAGATGAGGACGGTGATTACGAAGTCACCTTAGTAGATACTGATGAGGATGAAAATATAGAGTTAGATGAAGTTTCTTTTGATGAAGAAGAAATGGTAATGACGGGAGAATTTGAAACGGAGGGTATGGCAGCAACAATAGAAATGACTTTTGATGATGATTCAGTAGAAGGGACTATCTCGTTCGCAGGTTTTGAGATTACTTTTTCTGGCGAAAGGGAGAAGTAGAGTTTATTATCAATATGTACGAACAAAGGTCTGACATTTTCAGACCTTTGTTCGTTTGTAGGCTTACCTAAAGTTTTTCCATTTAAAATTTAAAAGCTACAGGTCTAAATAGGAGGGAGTTCTTTTGTTAGGCCTGAGTTGATTGCTGCTAGAACTAATACAATCAGAACAGGTATTAATACTGGAACCCAAAGGGATATTAAGACGGCTTTTCTATTTTCAACTCGTGGAATTAAAATAATACAGGCAATTGAAAACAGAGCCAACATCATAAATAGGTAAAGACTGACACTTTTAATTTCTTCAAAAGCCTTATTCTCTAAGTTTTCTCCCGAATTATGCCAAACCATTATAGTTTCACCCGTCTGATAAAGTGTATAAAGAACTAAAACACTAAATATTACTTTTGAAAATAAGTCAAAATCTCTGCCTTTTTTAAATGCCACATATATTGCTCTAAGTCCAGCGCTGTGAAATAGTAATATGAGTGTTATCATATCTATTCCGATCTTATAGAAGACAATGTTGTATCTTTTTAGAAAGTCAATGATGGGTACCGTAAGAGTGTTATGATAAAAATCTATTCCATCTCGTATAAAGCCTCTCCATTTAAATACCTCATCAGCTAAAGAAGTAATAGAACTTACAGACAAAAAGAACATTACAATAATTAGCCCTTTAAGAAAAACAGGTGCCGTCTTCCAAGCTTCTTTGTACTCCTTTATGTCTCCGAAAATGGGCATTTTGAATTAGCTCTTTTTCAATTATAATTTCTTGGTTTTATACTCTAACCAGTCTCATAAGTGGCTCAAACGCATTGTGGTCTTATATTACTACCTTAATCTGGTAGTTAACCTAGCAGTCTAAAATGATCTAGAATGATACCTTATGTTACTGTCAGTAAGAGCAAGGTGTAGAGTCTCCGTGTATAGTGATCATAATCGATCAACGTCCTTAACATGCAAAACTATTTTTGAAAACAGTAGAAATAATACATAAATGGTGATGAAAATTCATACGATAAGCAGTTGATAAAGATATGTTTAACTAAAATTATTTGTACACATACAGGAAAATGTAGTTGATCAAAAAAAGTAATCTCATGTTACTGTTTGGCTTAGTTTTCTTATCAAGAATTATAATTTCGGAATCAGTTGATTGACAAGAAAGTTTCAAATACATATATTTAATGATATAAATTCCTGCTAAGATTTAAACTATCTCGTAAATAGCCTCATGATAACAAAGAAATTTCTTAAGCCGTCAACATGGGTAGGATTGTCTACATTTCTTCTTTGGGTGTTGGTTGAATATTTCCCTATTGAAATCTCTCAAGGGTTTATTATCTCGGCTCCCAGTATTTCTTTATTGTTCATGGCATTAAGTGAATACCTGTCAAGTCGCATTCAAGAGTATCAGGTTAAGAGAAATATTAAGGCGTTTAAGGAGATAATAGAACAAAGGCTGGACGAAAAGGATATTTCTGAAGATTCAGACAAAAGATCAAGACTAAAGGAGGACCTAAAGGACATTAATTCTCTACTCCTATTAAAGTCTTATCGTCAGATGTATGATAAGATTGTTGATTTGAAAGACGAAGAAGGTCAAACGATCAATAAGTATTTTAGTGACATTAAAGTGAGGCTTGATGACAAGTAAAGATAGAAGCCAAGCACTTTTAAGAACCTCTGGAGAACCTTGGTCCCCAGAGGCAGAATTATTGTTCTATCAGCATAAAGAGGAATATGCTCGAAAGCTTGATAAAAAATGTCATGACTTGGCTATTAAAGATGGTGTTCAACAAATTAGCGATTCTCATGTTTCAAGAGCCGGTGATCAGATAGGCTTAAAGGTTAACAGGGTTTCAAAGTTGAGAAAGGTTCTAGGTATTATTGGAACAACACTCTTTGGGATAGGCATAAACAAACTTTATCTAGCTATTGAAGCAGTAGATCAAGAGGGTAAAATTACTTCTACCGACATAGCTTACCCTTTGGGTATTTCCTTAATCGGACTCTCATTGGCCGTATTGATTTTTAAGGATTAGTAGTTGTATCTGTAACATTTACTCTCTTGATTGGGGTACTTAAGAATTTGATTATTAGAAGCCTTTCCATATTAGTTACAGTTTTGTTAGCAGTAATTTTTGTTCTGTCCACAAATACTTTATCTGCTCAAGACAGAACAGTATCGGATAAGCTAAAGGGCAAGTGGGGGATGACCTCTAAGGCTGAAGACGCACCTTATAAAGAAATTTGGAAATTCGATGGTAAGTACCTTTTCACAGGAACGACCAAACCAAATGACGATTTTGATAAAGAGAAGTATAGTGTCCAAGGTTCTTGTATGAACAAGGAATCTTCTAAATCAGAGCCAAACAAGTTTTACCTAAATCTTAAAGAGTCAGAACTTTGTTTCTTAATAGTTATGGATTCTAAGGGCGAATCGATGGAACTTTATTATATGGCAAGAGGTAATCATTTCTCGTTTAAAAAAGTTGATTGATTAAACCTCAATCCTAATTTCTCACTTTCAAAACCTCATCTAATTTCATAGATTAGCTACTCTCGCTATCCCATTTCAGTAAAGCTATTGTTAGGTGAGTTGAAAGAAGCTAGAATATACTTACTTTTTAGTATTCTAATTATATTAGTTATTCACTAAATATATTAGATTGCCCCTGTGAAGTTTGAAGCAGGGACATTTATCGTTAAGATGACTAGTCACAGTATATATGAGCTATTCATGTATAAAAGAGAATATCGGCGGTTTAGCTTAAACAGAAAAAGTATACAACTGGTGGAATTTCTCCACCGAAACCTATGGATGGACAATCCATCTCCACCGAAATAGAACTTAAGTATATAAAAAAGCCCACTTTAGTCCTCTCGAACTTCAGTGGGCAATGGTGGAGCCGGAGGGGATCGAACCCTCGTCCAGATAAGGAACACAAAGCGCCTTCTACATGCTTATTTGCTGATTAATTTTCGAGTTTAATAAGGACAGCAACCACCCTGATTTAAACCTTAGATGCGATTAATCTTACTACTCCGTCACAACTCCGAAGCAGCCAGTTCTGCAGTTGATGCCTCTAGTGCCAGCCCGGCAGAACAGGGGGCCAGCGAGACACATTGCTATCTAAATCTGATTAGGCAGCAAGGGCGTATTGTCTTTCGCCAATTATAAAGTGTGATCGTTTGATTTACAGGAAATACGAACAACTCCCGACATGCTTACACTTGCATTTCACCTACTGTCAATTCCAGTCGGCCCCATCTTTCAATGCTTTAGCCGTTTGCCAAAATGGGGATGTAAAGGTAATCTCTTTTTAGTTCTGAACCTTACTCTTAAAAACTTTGATCAAAGAACTTTAAACATCTTGGCTAAGATTTATATCTTGCGGCAATGGAAAACTTCGTTGTCTCGGCTAGGAAATACAGACCGGTTGGCTTTGAGGAAGTAGTGGGCCAAGAGCACATTACTACAACCCTTAAAAACGCCATTGACAACAACCAATTGGCCCAAGCATTACTATTTTGCGGTCCGAGAGGTGTTGGTAAAACCACCTGTGCTAGAATTGTAGCCAGACTAATCAACGATCAGTCCATCGACAACCCGTTAATGGGTAACGACACCTTTAATATCTACGAGCTGGATGCGGCTTCTAACAACTCAGTTGATGACATTAGAAACTTAATCGAGCAAGTACGATACCCTCCTCAACAAGGGAAATTCAAAGTCTATATTATAGATGAGGTTCACATGCTTTCTAACCAAGCCTTCAATGCGTTTTTGAAGACTTTAGAAGAGCCACCTTCGTATGCCATTTTTATATTGGCGACCACAGAAAAGCATAAAGTGATTCCAACCATTCTGTCTAGATGCCAGATTTTCGATTTCAATAGAATTGAAATTGGAAACATCACGGAGCAATTACAGATGATTGCTGCTAAAGAAAATATTGAAGTTGAGGAAGAAGCTTTAAACCTAATCGCGCAGAAAGCTGACGGGGCTATGAGAGATGCCTTATCACTTTTCGACTTGATTGTGACCTTTTCTAAAGGACAAAAGGTTACTTACAAAGACACTATTGATAACCTACACATTCTGGACTATGATTATTATTTCAGAATGACAGAGGCACTCTTTACCGAAAACACCTCTGATACTTTATTGATCTTTGATGAAATCTTGAAGAAAGGTTTCGACGGTCACAATTTCATCGTTGGCCTGAGTAGCCATCTACGCGATTTGATGGTTTGTAAGGATAATGCCACCATAGAACTTTTGGAGGTTTCAGATGCCGTAAAAGCCCGTTATGCCGAGCAGGCTAACAAAACTCCAATGTCTTTCTTACTCACTGCCATGAACATTGCCAGTCAGTGCGACATCAATTACAAAGGCAGTAAAAATCACAGGCTACACGTAGAGCTAGCTTTGGTAAAAATGGCTCACCTCAACGCCGCTATTTCCCTTGCACAAGCTGGAGGGGGCATGGACGATTCAAAAAAAAAAGCTTAGCCAAGGCTGAATCAGCATCAACTTCTGAGGCACCAAAAGACAATCAGCCTAAAGTCGAAAAACCCGAAAAAGTAACTTCGCCTGAGGCAACAGAAGAAGCGAAAGAATCCCCTACTACAGACGCTGATTCAGAACCGCAGATTCCAGAAACACCTGCTACTCCTACACAACCAATACCGGCCACCAGGCCATCGGTAAGAAGATCATCCACAAAAACTGTCGACATACCGACCGACCTCAGTGCTGTTCAAGCTGCCATGAATAAGCCAAAAGCACAAGAAGAAACCGATCAGGCTGATGTAGAAGAAAAGGTAGAATTACGAAATACTGAATTTACACCTGAGGATGTAAAACGAGTTTGGCAAGAGTTTATAGATCAAGGAGATTTTCAAGTACTAGACCTCGAAGTGCTCAATCAATCTTATGAACTATCAGGAACGCAAGTAACAGTTACCGTCCCTAACGAAGCCTTAGTACCTGGTTTCGAAAAAATTCGGGCAGAACTCTTGAAGCATCTTAGAACTTCACTAAAAAACGATCATATTTCTTTACAATCGGTAGTTGTGGAACTTGATCGAGAAAAAATGAGATATACGGATAGAGAAAAATTCGAGTTCTTGAAAGAGAAATACCCAGCATTAAAAGACCTACAGGACAAGCTTGGTTTAGATCCTGAATTTTAAGCCACGCAAGTTTACCTGTGCCTAAAACCCAAGTGTAAAGCCTACATTGATGACGTTTTTGATCTGAAGATCCCTACCTCGGGAACCATCGGATCGAGTAATGATAACATCATCGTCATAGATAATTTGGGAAGAAATATTTGACTGTATATAGTCATTGACCTTTAGGTTCAACCCGGCCTCAACATTCACTACGGTATTCGGGAATTTATCATAGTTAGAAAAGAGGTTAAAATTCATTTGCAATTTCACGTTTTCCATAACGTCACGTTGAACACCACCCGTTAAACTGATTCCCGCTTCCGATCTGATTGTTTCACCTGCCTCAACACCAAAAGAACCCACATTGGACAATGAATCATTCAATACGAAAGTAAATCGGCCTGTGAATGGGGCAAGCGTGACGGAATAACCTTTTTTAGTCTCTCGGTAGGTAAGCCCAAGCGATGCTTGTAAATATCCAGGAGACATAAAGTCTGAAATCAAAATTCGGCGCGTATCACTGGTTCCGGCAATGTTTTCAATTTTCACCCCATTATCCATTTGGGTTCGAAAAT
This is a stretch of genomic DNA from Roseivirga misakiensis. It encodes these proteins:
- a CDS encoding helix-turn-helix domain-containing protein; protein product: MSFELSELAKITADYINTTDRHIFLTGKAGTGKTTFLKYIVAHTHKKTVVAAPTGIAAINAEGVTLHSLLQLPFGAFIPQHTQPPNVNAQFTTLATLFSNVRFNASKRNLIKEIELLIIDEVSMLRADLLDCIDHTLRFLRRRRNEPFGGVQILFIGDLLQLPPVVKDNEWQVLSQYYSSSYFFDAIGLKNNPPLNVELDKIYRQSDQEFIDILNRFRENQQSPEDINKLNQHYRSDYQSLTGQGYIHLTTHNKKADEINAERLADLPGNTFTYRAKISGDFPENLQATSLEMRLKEGAQVMFIKNDPNGEGRFFNGKIGHITKINAEDIWVTFDDGLAVQVPSYTWENKRYSLNKETNEIEEKVLGSFEQYPLKLAWAVTVHKSQGLTFDRAILDLTDAFAQGQVYVALSRLTSLNGLVLSSKIPDSNFAISDSMKEFSNSRATAHQLSQNLVTDRKNYLVKLITETFNFATIDFALKEHVKSFNKQENRSVKQQHLPWTIGLVKEVQPIKGIGDNFINQIRKIAANQSDYLALATERVSKASAYFIPILQKASKDIKLHDDNLTDKTKLKTYRKELKELEQQFFNQWQSIHKVNLLLQFTLEDRMLSRKDLELTELHESRKTETKKTKRRDKTPTAEVSLKLYQSGKSIEEIAEERGLVPGTIGGHLCQYIESGDVDAYRIVDMEKLDNMLTLINDETTSSSEVKAKLGDEYTYTDVKVAMAYYRYQNKSKTE
- a CDS encoding DUF3078 domain-containing protein; its protein translation is MSRLFFHKTLRTLLTIFLAFIAIQTVSAFQEKPAATDTAATTPDSLIYWKDGGRFNLNIQQVGLTNWAAGGESSVAIGAAVEGFVNYEKDDVVWENKGRIAYGVIRNGGGGNRFEKTNDVVDFSSKYSQKFSEKVLLTSAVNFRTQMDNGVKIENIAGTSDTRRILISDFMSPGYLQASLGLTYRETKKGYSVTLAPFTGRFTFVLNDSLSNVGSFGVEAGETIRSEAGISLTGGVQRDVMENVKLQMNFNLFSNYDKFPNTVVNVEAGLNLKVNDYIQSNISSQIIYDDDVIITRSDGSRGRDLQIKNVINVGFTLGF
- the dnaX gene encoding DNA polymerase III subunit gamma/tau, producing the protein MENFVVSARKYRPVGFEEVVGQEHITTTLKNAIDNNQLAQALLFCGPRGVGKTTCARIVARLINDQSIDNPLMGNDTFNIYELDAASNNSVDDIRNLIEQVRYPPQQGKFKVYIIDEVHMLSNQAFNAFLKTLEEPPSYAIFILATTEKHKVIPTILSRCQIFDFNRIEIGNITEQLQMIAAKENIEVEEEALNLIAQKADGAMRDALSLFDLIVTFSKGQKVTYKDTIDNLHILDYDYYFRMTEALFTENTSDTLLIFDEILKKGFDGHNFIVGLSSHLRDLMVCKDNATIELLEVSDAVKARYAEQANKTPMSFLLTAMNIASQCDINYKGSKNHRLHVELALVKMAHLNAAISLAQAGGGMDDSKKKA